A region of Micromonospora sp. WMMD882 DNA encodes the following proteins:
- a CDS encoding sulfite exporter TauE/SafE family protein, whose product MDVSAVLLLLAAGLAAGMVNAAAGGGSLITFPALLAAGLPPVPANVSNSVAVAPGYLASVAGSWRDLPPRRTVVALVPTAALGTVGGTLLLLNTPARAFELVVPFLVLGATAVLAFQGPLRRLVGHPRDVGLRRRVVTLQAMVLVGSVYGGYFGAALGVMLVAGLALVRDDPLVRVTALKNLLSAVVGVTTLVVFAVFGPVDWVAVAVVAPATLVGGYAGARLVRRLPAVALRTLIVVFGTVIGGYLLYRALR is encoded by the coding sequence ATGGACGTTTCCGCTGTTCTGCTGCTGCTCGCGGCCGGTCTGGCCGCGGGCATGGTCAACGCGGCGGCCGGCGGCGGGTCCCTGATCACGTTCCCGGCGTTGCTCGCGGCCGGGCTGCCGCCGGTGCCGGCGAACGTCTCCAACTCGGTGGCCGTCGCCCCCGGCTACCTGGCCAGCGTGGCGGGGAGCTGGCGGGACCTGCCGCCCCGGCGGACGGTGGTGGCGCTGGTCCCGACCGCCGCGCTGGGCACGGTGGGCGGGACGCTGCTGCTGTTGAACACCCCGGCGCGGGCGTTCGAGCTGGTGGTGCCGTTCCTGGTGCTGGGCGCGACGGCGGTGCTGGCGTTCCAGGGGCCGCTGCGCCGGCTGGTCGGGCATCCGCGCGACGTGGGGCTGCGCCGCCGGGTGGTCACCCTCCAGGCGATGGTGCTGGTCGGCTCGGTGTACGGGGGGTACTTCGGCGCGGCGCTCGGGGTGATGCTGGTCGCCGGACTGGCGCTGGTACGTGACGACCCGCTGGTGCGGGTGACGGCGTTGAAGAACCTGCTCTCGGCGGTGGTCGGGGTGACCACGCTGGTGGTCTTCGCGGTGTTCGGGCCGGTCGACTGGGTGGCCGTGGCGGTGGTCGCCCCGGCCACCCTGGTCGGCGGGTACGCGGGCGCGCGGCTGGTGCGCCGGCTGCCGGCGGTGGCGCTGAGGACCCTGATCGTGGTCTTCGGCACGGTGATCGGCGGCTACCTGCTCTACCGCGCGCTGCGCTGA